CCGTATTGACCGACTAGGTCAGAAGCCAGAACGACATCGGCCCCCACGCGCGCGATGATGAGCGCATTGTCCAGCCGCTGCGCCGGTGGGCTGCCGGCGGGTGGCGTGAAGGGCCGGTTCGAATTGGCATCCGGCCCTTGCTGGGGCCCCGGCCCGCCGGCCCAATTCACCGGCTGACGCACCGGCATCGGCTGAGTCGGCGCTTGGGGAATGTTATCGAACTGCCGGGCGACTCGCGGATCGATGCCGGGATTGATTCCTTGATCGATGGCCGGGTCGGGCGCTTGTCCGCGCACCTGACTGGCGGGATTCAAAACTTGCTGCGCGGTTCCAGGCTGGAGCAGGATCGCTCCCACCAGCACCAGCGTTAAGCCGAAGATGGTTGGATAATGAGCGCGTGGCACGGGCGAGACGTCCGATGTCAGAGTTCGGCCCCGTTAGCCCCGTCGCTTGCGACGGGATGGGCGCCTTAGTATGAATTGAATGGGCAAGCGTAGCAGCGCGCGAAAAGCATTGCGACGAGACGAGCGACCTGCCGCGGAAGGTGCCCTGCATTGCGCACCTTCCGCGGGGGCGGAAGTATAGAAGGGCTTCAGTTCGGCTGCAACACCGATTTGATGGTCGCCGCCAGCCGCTCGAAGTCTCCAACCCCCTTGTCCAGAGGTAGATAGGCGCTGCGATCATCGACGATCCGCAGCCGCCCTGGCTTCGATTTGGCCAGTTCCTCGATTCGGCGGCGACTTCGATAGTCGAACACCACGAACCCCTCCTCGCGGCGGATCGCCTCGATTTGCCAGTCTGCCGCCGTGATGCGCAATTCGGCCTGCTCGATCAACCGCCCGACCGCCGCCGGCCAAGGTCCGAATCGATCGATCATTTCGGCTGTGAGATCGGCCAATTCATCGGTCGCGGCGACCCGCGCCAGCCGGCGATAGAGATCGATCTTCAACCGCATGTCGGGCACGTAAGCCGGCGGGATGAACGCCTCGCCCGGCAGATCGACGTGTACCTCGAGTACCTTCTTTGGCGCCATCTGTTGCAACCGGCGAACCGCCTGCTCGAGCAATTGGCAATACAACTCGTAGCCGACGACCGCGATGTGTCCGCTTTGCTGAGTTCCCAGGATATTTCCCGCGCCGCGGATTTCGAGATCGCGCATGGCGATCGCGAAACCGGCCCCCATGTCGCTAAATTCCTCGATCGCCCGCAGCCGTCGCACGGAAGTCCCCGAAATGTACTTATTGGGATCGAGCAGCAGATAACAATAGGCGCGATGCTTATAGCGCCCAACGCGGCCGCGCAATTGATGCAAATCGGCCAGCCCGTAGCGATCGGCTTCGTCGATGAAAATCGTATTGGCGTTCGGGATATCCAGCCCACTCTCGACAATCGTCGTCGCCAGCAACAGATCGAACTGGTGGTCCACGAACTCCAGCATCACCTCTTCCAATTCCCCCTCAGGCATTTGACCGTGACCGATACGGACGCGGGTCTCGGGAACGATGCGCTGCAATTTGGCCGCGACCAGATGGATGTCGTTGATTCGGTTGTGGACGAAGAAGATCTGCCCGTTGCGATTCAGCTCGCGAAGCACGGCGTGGCGGATTAGCTCCTCGTCGAATCGTGTCACGCGCGTCTCGACCGCCAGACGGTCCTCGGGAGGCGTTTCGAGGTTTGAGATGTCGCGCAGTCCCAAAAGCGACATGTGAAGCGTGCGCGGGATCGGCGTGGCGGTCATGGTGAGCACGTCGATCGTCTCCCGCAGCGCCTTCAGGCGCTCCTTGACCTCAACGCCGAATCGCTGCTCTTCGTCGATGACCACCAGGCCAAGATTCGCGAACGCCACGTCGGCCTGAGCGAGCCGATGCGTGCCAATCACCACGTCGATCGATCCCGATTTGAGTCCTTTGATGATCCCCGATTGCTCTTTGCCCGTGCAGAATCGGCTGAGGGCGGCGATCTGAAAAGGAAACTCGGCCATCCGTTCGGTGAACGTGCGGCGGTGCTGCTCGCAGAGGATCGTGGTCGGCACCAGCACGGCAACCTGAAAGCCGGACTCGATCGCCTTGAACGCCGCCCGCATCGCCACCTCGGTCTTGCCGTAGCCGACGTCGCCGCAGAGCAGCCGGTCCATGGGCCGGGCAAGGTGCATGTCGCGCTTGATCGCCGCGATAGCGCTTAGCTGATCGGTCGTCTCGCGATACGGAAAAGCGGCGTCGAACTCCTGTTGCCACTGTGTATCCAGGGGAAAACGAATCCCCGGCCGCGACGAGCGAACCGCCTGCATCCGCAGCATGTCAGCCGCCAGATCGGTCACGGCCGCGCTGGCCGCCTCTTTTTGCTTGACCCACAGCTTGCCGCCGATTCGAGCCAGGCTCGGTCGCGACTTGCTCCCGCCGACATATTTCTGCACCAGCTCGATGTTCGCCGCCGGAACGTAAATCTTCGTCCCGCCGTGGAATTCGAGTTCCAGATGCTCCTCGACCTGATCGTCTTTCTCCAGCAGCTTCAGACCGCGATACTTGCCGATGCCGTGCGCCAGATGAACGATGAAATCCCCCTCGCGCAGATCGAGAAAGCTATCGACGACTCGGCTCAGCCGCCGCTGAGAAGGGCGATTCAACTCGCTGCGATGAAACAGTTCGCCGCCGCTTACCAGCACCAGCCTCCGCGAAACGAGCCGGAAGCCGGCTTGCAATCGCCCCACGACGAACCCGAGGCGGCCGTCGGCCGCTAGCCGCGTCGCGCCGAAGATTTCTCGCAACCGTTCGATCTCGGCTTCCGTCTGGCAGACGATGATCACCTCATGTCCGCCGCCCGCAGAATCCAGCTCGTCCCGGACCTTGCCGATGTCACCGGAAAACCGTTCAACGCTCTCGATTCGCAACTGGCAAGTGGCTTCGAACGTGCCGCCGGAGACGGCCGCCGCCGTAACCGACGGAAAGCGATAGATTTCTTTGAGCACGTCGGTTGTCGCGTGGAAATCTTGCGGACGCTCGGCGCGGCGCAGATAGTTTTTGGCTTCCTCCTGAATTTCATCCGGCTCTACGAGCAGAATCCAGGATCGCGCGGGGAGATGGCTTGTGAGTTGATCGCGGTGCTCGGCGCTCGGCTTGAGGATCGTGATTTCGAGTGAGTCGAGCGATTTGAGGCTGCGCTGACTGGAGACCTCAAACTGGCGAATCGATTCCACCTGGTCGCCGAAGAATTCGATCCGCGCCGGTTCGTCCCAATCGGGAGCGAACACATCGACGATTCCTCCGCGCAGCGAAAACTCGCCGGGAAGCTGCACCGCCGGCGTGTTTTGAAAGCCGCTGGCGGTGAACCAACCGAGCAACTCCGCCACGGTGACCGATTCGCCGACGGTGATTCGCCGCGTTTGGGCCGCGAGCAGCTTGCGCGATGGGACCGGTTGCAACAGACTTTGAATGCTCGTGACGAGCAGTCGAGGGCGCTCGGCCGAATCGCCGGCAAGCAGCTTGAGCACGCGAAGGCGATCGCCGTGAATCTGGTCGTCGATCGCGTGCTCCGCCGCGGCCGTTTCCCATGCCGGCAGCCGTTCGGTCAGAGTCGTCGTGAAGAGCGCCAGATCATCGTAGAGCGTGTCGATGTCCGCCGGGCGCGGACAAACGACCACCAGCAATTCGGGAGCGTCCGCTTCAAGCGCCGCCGCCGACAGCGCGCAGCTCGAGCCCCAGATTCCGCCCAAAGTGGCTCCGTGGCCTGCTTTGAGGCTGGCCACGACCTCCGCGAAACCCGGCTCGTCGTGCAATGCGTCGGCCAGTTCGAGCAGCCGGCCGGCGACGTCATTTTCCGTCGGCGATGCTGCCATGCTCCTTCAAAAAAGTATCTCTATCGATTGTATCCATCCGCCAAAGAGTGCATGACCCCGTATACCGCTCGTGGCCGACGCTGCCAGCGTCGGTGCGGACGCTAGCAACGTCCGCTACGCACTATTCCGCAGGATCAAGAAGGCTGTGGCCCTGCTCGGCTTCGACTTCGACTTCGTGCATCACCTCAGCCACCTCGCGTCGGCTGGCCAAATAATAGCAGACTCCGACGAAAGCGACGACGAGCATGACGATTCGATACGCCAACGAGACCAGTGCCCCCACGCCCCCGACGCCAACTCCTCCGATCGCTTGCGGCACGTTTCGATAGAGGAACTCGTAAGCCGCTTCGACGGCGCCCAGTCCATTCAACGGCAATGGAATCACGTTCACAATCGTCGCCAGCGGCACAATGATCATGTGCGCGGTCAGCGAGGGATGGTTTTCGATCAGCCCCGCCGAGACAAGGTAGAACGCGACCGCGAATAGCCATTGGGCGAAAACGGTAACGCCCAGCGCGAGCGCCATCACCCAAACCTTGCTGCGAAATCGGCGGACAGCGGCGATCAGCCGCTCGCAGATCGGACCGATTCTCGGAATTCGAGCCAGCCAGCGCTCGATTCGATGCCACAGGGAATCGGGCAGCAGCATGAGCGCGGCGGCCGCGAATCCCCCGGCGGCCGTGCACGTGAATGTGGCTCGATAGATCATCCGCATCGTTTCGCTCGATTCGGTCACCCAGGCGCCGCTTGCTAGGATCGAACCTGTAGCCAAGAGAAAAACGCCGAACAAGCCGATGAGCCGATCCACCACGACCGTTGCTACGGCTTCCGCGCGGTGACCATGCAGGTCGCGGGCGACAAAGACCGCCTTGAATAAATCTCCGCCGACAGCTCCGAACGAGATAAAATTCAGCAGGTAGCCGAGAAAACCCAACCGCAGCGCCTCCCGCAGGCGGAATGGCAGCCCCAACGCTCGAATCAGCCAATGCCAGCGCACGATCGTGAGCGTCACGGCCGTGAGCGTAAGTCCGAGCGCGGCCGCCAGCAAATCCCACTGCTTTGGACTGTTCCAGAATTTTGGGAAGCTATCGTCCTTGTATATTTTGACGCTCAGATACCCGAGAATCGCCAACGGGACGCCCCACTTAAGCAATTGAACGGCGAGCGTTTTGGCGGTGCGTGTCAAAGTGGGGTTGTCGGTCTGAGATGAATTGCGGCCTTCGCTCTGGAGTCCGTTTGGCATCCGCGAAACGCACGCTAGCGTCGGCCGGGCTTCAGCCGTTCTTGACAGCCTGCGACGACCGTGATAGCTTCTTCTATTCGCGCCAGCGTGAGGCGAATCCGTGACGGAAGCTGAGCGCAATCATGCTCGGCATGTCAAATCTAGCACTCGCAGCCGATTTGACCAAGCACGAATTTATCGGGGGGATTAGCTCAATTGGGAGAGCGTCTGGCTGGCAGCCAGAAGGTCAGGGGTTCAAATCCCCTATCCTCCATTCGCTAACGAAGAGGGGCGCGAGTCGTTTGGAGACGAGTCGCGCCCCTTTTTAATTGCCGCCAGACACGCGTCGCCCGACCGAAATCCTATTCTTGCTCCTACTCCTCGTCTGAGTCACGTTCCAAATCTTACTGCCGCCCTTTCCGCCGCGCCGCCTACCACCTTTCGGCTCGAGCGACATGCGTGTTGCAGCGGAGGGCGAGTAAGATGAAGAGTAGAATTACGATTGGGAAGAGGATTAAGAGCAAGACGGGGAGTTAAAAGTTCGAGGCATCCGCCCAGATCCATAAGCTACGCTTGCGATGGTGGAACATTCTCAAGCGTGGGACTGGACATGCAAGCGGCGAGCGCGGCGACTGGCTTTGAACGGCTCACGC
The Pirellulales bacterium genome window above contains:
- the mfd gene encoding transcription-repair coupling factor; translated protein: MAASPTENDVAGRLLELADALHDEPGFAEVVASLKAGHGATLGGIWGSSCALSAAALEADAPELLVVVCPRPADIDTLYDDLALFTTTLTERLPAWETAAAEHAIDDQIHGDRLRVLKLLAGDSAERPRLLVTSIQSLLQPVPSRKLLAAQTRRITVGESVTVAELLGWFTASGFQNTPAVQLPGEFSLRGGIVDVFAPDWDEPARIEFFGDQVESIRQFEVSSQRSLKSLDSLEITILKPSAEHRDQLTSHLPARSWILLVEPDEIQEEAKNYLRRAERPQDFHATTDVLKEIYRFPSVTAAAVSGGTFEATCQLRIESVERFSGDIGKVRDELDSAGGGHEVIIVCQTEAEIERLREIFGATRLAADGRLGFVVGRLQAGFRLVSRRLVLVSGGELFHRSELNRPSQRRLSRVVDSFLDLREGDFIVHLAHGIGKYRGLKLLEKDDQVEEHLELEFHGGTKIYVPAANIELVQKYVGGSKSRPSLARIGGKLWVKQKEAASAAVTDLAADMLRMQAVRSSRPGIRFPLDTQWQQEFDAAFPYRETTDQLSAIAAIKRDMHLARPMDRLLCGDVGYGKTEVAMRAAFKAIESGFQVAVLVPTTILCEQHRRTFTERMAEFPFQIAALSRFCTGKEQSGIIKGLKSGSIDVVIGTHRLAQADVAFANLGLVVIDEEQRFGVEVKERLKALRETIDVLTMTATPIPRTLHMSLLGLRDISNLETPPEDRLAVETRVTRFDEELIRHAVLRELNRNGQIFFVHNRINDIHLVAAKLQRIVPETRVRIGHGQMPEGELEEVMLEFVDHQFDLLLATTIVESGLDIPNANTIFIDEADRYGLADLHQLRGRVGRYKHRAYCYLLLDPNKYISGTSVRRLRAIEEFSDMGAGFAIAMRDLEIRGAGNILGTQQSGHIAVVGYELYCQLLEQAVRRLQQMAPKKVLEVHVDLPGEAFIPPAYVPDMRLKIDLYRRLARVAATDELADLTAEMIDRFGPWPAAVGRLIEQAELRITAADWQIEAIRREEGFVVFDYRSRRRIEELAKSKPGRLRIVDDRSAYLPLDKGVGDFERLAATIKSVLQPN
- a CDS encoding lysylphosphatidylglycerol synthase transmembrane domain-containing protein yields the protein MPNGLQSEGRNSSQTDNPTLTRTAKTLAVQLLKWGVPLAILGYLSVKIYKDDSFPKFWNSPKQWDLLAAALGLTLTAVTLTIVRWHWLIRALGLPFRLREALRLGFLGYLLNFISFGAVGGDLFKAVFVARDLHGHRAEAVATVVVDRLIGLFGVFLLATGSILASGAWVTESSETMRMIYRATFTCTAAGGFAAAALMLLPDSLWHRIERWLARIPRIGPICERLIAAVRRFRSKVWVMALALGVTVFAQWLFAVAFYLVSAGLIENHPSLTAHMIIVPLATIVNVIPLPLNGLGAVEAAYEFLYRNVPQAIGGVGVGGVGALVSLAYRIVMLVVAFVGVCYYLASRREVAEVMHEVEVEAEQGHSLLDPAE